Proteins encoded together in one Micromonospora kangleipakensis window:
- a CDS encoding heavy-metal-associated domain-containing protein yields the protein MTCGGCAKTVTRHVAEVEGVSDVQADVAGGTITVVSANPLETADVRAAVERAGYHLVG from the coding sequence ATGACCTGCGGCGGCTGCGCCAAGACTGTCACCCGTCACGTCGCAGAGGTCGAGGGCGTGAGCGACGTACAGGCCGACGTGGCCGGCGGCACCATCACCGTCGTCAGCGCCAACCCGCTGGAGACCGCTGACGTCCGCGCGGCGGTGGAGCGGGCCGGCTACCACCTCGTCGGCTGA
- a CDS encoding copper resistance CopC/CopD family protein, protein MWLALFPALIVALGFASPAAAHFKLVKAVPADGGRVDGAVREIRLTFSAAGTPTGAGFKLSDVKGNAVPATSHTPDWGRTWLVHPTTPLTAGTFKLRWNVAAPDAHPLTGVLTFTVASPPPAPGATAKPEATDSPHGHAGHGGPGMPSASPPAHSGGHAVGHTADADQGPVRFVGGVGRWLSYGAILLGVGGLVFALTTLVGTRSDIRVVQVWVRAAGLTVAAGAALELAALAAVFSEQGTFTSAASVPALAALSQTPVAASLVLRFTGAAGLLVSGSLEAALIRGRHAVGRHSIPTVAAIATDSRNLVTPAAGGPTGDVARVRARAVRPVLLGVTVALLLGSFLLDGHTVTAEPRVVVVAADFAHTIAAAVWVGGVLLLAVLLLGRARLGAPTGAAEMAVRFSIPATAAVALTGVAGVALTLLILERPGHIVTTSWGRVLLVKVALVTVVALVGLYNSRRVVPRLDDRAKDCTHQLRRTVLVEAFLMLAVVLVTAILVNAET, encoded by the coding sequence GTGTGGCTGGCGCTGTTTCCCGCCCTCATCGTGGCGCTCGGGTTCGCTTCCCCCGCCGCCGCGCATTTCAAGCTGGTCAAGGCCGTGCCGGCCGACGGTGGGCGGGTCGATGGCGCCGTTCGAGAGATTCGGCTGACGTTCAGTGCCGCCGGCACGCCCACTGGAGCTGGATTCAAGCTTTCCGACGTCAAGGGCAATGCCGTACCGGCGACCAGCCACACCCCCGACTGGGGCCGTACGTGGCTGGTCCATCCGACCACTCCCCTGACCGCCGGCACGTTCAAGCTGCGATGGAATGTCGCAGCCCCGGACGCCCACCCTCTGACAGGTGTCCTCACCTTCACGGTGGCCTCGCCTCCCCCGGCGCCTGGAGCGACCGCCAAACCCGAGGCAACAGACAGCCCGCACGGACATGCCGGCCATGGTGGGCCCGGTATGCCGTCGGCTTCGCCGCCCGCCCATTCCGGCGGACACGCTGTTGGCCATACCGCCGATGCGGATCAGGGGCCTGTACGGTTCGTCGGCGGCGTCGGGCGGTGGCTGTCCTACGGGGCGATCCTGCTCGGTGTCGGTGGTCTTGTCTTCGCGTTGACCACATTGGTCGGTACTCGCAGTGACATCCGGGTAGTGCAGGTCTGGGTGCGGGCGGCTGGGCTGACGGTAGCGGCCGGAGCGGCCCTTGAGCTGGCTGCACTCGCGGCGGTCTTCAGTGAGCAGGGCACCTTCACCTCGGCGGCCAGCGTTCCGGCGTTGGCCGCCCTCAGCCAGACACCGGTGGCCGCCAGCCTGGTCCTGCGGTTCACCGGCGCGGCGGGTCTGCTCGTGTCCGGTTCACTCGAAGCGGCGCTGATCCGGGGCCGACACGCTGTCGGGCGTCACTCCATTCCGACCGTCGCCGCGATAGCTACCGACTCTCGGAACCTGGTGACGCCTGCCGCTGGTGGACCGACCGGCGACGTTGCGCGGGTGCGAGCCCGAGCTGTCCGCCCTGTGCTCTTGGGTGTCACCGTGGCGCTGCTGTTGGGTTCCTTCCTGCTCGACGGGCACACCGTCACCGCGGAACCTCGGGTCGTCGTCGTGGCGGCCGATTTCGCCCACACCATCGCCGCCGCCGTCTGGGTCGGCGGGGTTCTTCTCCTGGCCGTCCTGCTGCTCGGTCGCGCCCGCCTGGGCGCACCGACGGGTGCCGCCGAGATGGCGGTGCGCTTCTCCATACCGGCCACCGCCGCGGTAGCGCTCACGGGTGTCGCCGGCGTCGCGTTGACCCTGCTGATCCTGGAGCGGCCGGGCCATATCGTGACCACCAGCTGGGGACGGGTGCTTCTCGTCAAGGTCGCCCTGGTGACGGTTGTTGCCCTCGTCGGGCTCTACAACAGCAGGCGTGTGGTGCCCCGGCTTGACGACCGCGCGAAGGACTGCACTCATCAGCTACGCCGCACCGTCCTGGTCGAAGCGTTCCTGATGTTGGCCGTCGTGCTGGTCACCGCGATCCTGGTAAACGCCGAGACGTAG
- a CDS encoding C39 family peptidase codes for MKHRMKRQLRRVVTERPYQIIAGSAAALVLAGGVGTALAATNDTPAHKVKTAAVAELAPRLGEAATGGEARIAAPSPSAKASANATTDPDVTKKAKPKPPSTKVLDYTYEAQYAYWNCGPAAVRNALSASGVETTQDAMVAPLGATENGTNSAADTTRGLNQMVKGNPWRTHMIPGAATPAQMDQLQADVVNAITDGRAVVANTVGSATDTDGGWHSFPGGHYIAVVGYKDDGRTVRIADSANPATASYWMTTIDLANWMATRGYSA; via the coding sequence ATGAAGCACCGAATGAAGCGTCAGCTGCGGCGTGTCGTGACCGAGCGCCCGTACCAGATCATCGCCGGCTCCGCCGCGGCGCTCGTGCTGGCCGGCGGCGTCGGCACGGCGCTCGCCGCCACCAACGACACCCCGGCGCACAAGGTGAAGACCGCCGCCGTTGCCGAGCTGGCCCCCCGGCTCGGCGAGGCCGCCACCGGTGGTGAGGCCCGGATCGCCGCCCCGTCACCGTCTGCGAAGGCCAGCGCCAACGCCACGACCGACCCGGACGTGACCAAGAAGGCGAAGCCGAAGCCGCCGTCGACCAAGGTCCTCGACTACACCTACGAGGCGCAGTACGCCTACTGGAACTGCGGCCCGGCCGCGGTGCGCAACGCCCTCAGCGCGAGCGGCGTCGAAACCACCCAGGACGCGATGGTCGCCCCGCTCGGCGCCACCGAGAACGGCACCAACTCCGCCGCGGACACCACCCGCGGGCTCAACCAGATGGTCAAGGGCAACCCGTGGCGGACCCACATGATCCCCGGCGCGGCCACTCCGGCGCAGATGGACCAGCTCCAGGCCGACGTGGTCAATGCCATCACCGACGGCCGTGCCGTGGTCGCCAACACCGTCGGCTCCGCCACCGACACCGACGGCGGCTGGCACTCGTTCCCCGGCGGCCACTACATCGCCGTGGTCGGCTACAAGGACGACGGCCGGACCGTCCGGATCGCCGACTCGGCAAATCCGGCTACCGCCTCCTACTGGATGACCACCATCGACCTGGCGAACTGGATGGCCACCCGCGGCTACTCCGCCTGA
- a CDS encoding dienelactone hydrolase family protein — MHSVRFTAETSSDGVVERDFLVGEIPGVLWAPVSGADHAPIVLVGHNGGMHKKAPGLRARALHTAATWGFNVVAIDAPGHGDRPRTDEDEQARTEIRQAMTAGDTPRFAAASVRFMASVAERAVPEWQATLDALQALPQIGPDAPVGYGGGISMGTSIGVRLTAAEPRITAAIFGGGFFVDEPVIMAARQITVPVQFLLPWDDEHVDRSSGFALFDAFASAEKTLHANPGDHRSVRWVGVDDTFLSRHLGRA, encoded by the coding sequence ATGCATTCTGTACGTTTCACCGCTGAGACCTCGTCCGACGGTGTCGTCGAACGCGACTTCCTCGTGGGCGAGATCCCGGGTGTGCTCTGGGCACCCGTATCCGGCGCCGATCATGCCCCGATCGTGCTCGTGGGGCACAACGGCGGCATGCACAAGAAGGCGCCGGGGCTCCGGGCCCGCGCCCTGCACACCGCGGCCACCTGGGGGTTCAATGTCGTCGCGATCGACGCACCGGGACACGGCGACCGCCCGCGTACGGACGAGGACGAGCAGGCCCGTACGGAGATCCGGCAAGCCATGACGGCGGGTGATACCCCACGGTTCGCGGCGGCCAGCGTCCGCTTCATGGCCTCGGTCGCGGAACGGGCCGTACCGGAATGGCAGGCGACGCTGGACGCCCTGCAGGCGTTGCCGCAGATCGGCCCGGACGCGCCGGTCGGCTACGGCGGGGGCATCTCGATGGGCACGTCGATCGGGGTACGGCTGACCGCGGCCGAGCCCCGGATCACCGCCGCGATCTTCGGCGGCGGGTTCTTTGTGGACGAACCGGTGATCATGGCCGCGCGGCAGATCACCGTGCCGGTCCAGTTCCTGCTGCCGTGGGACGACGAGCACGTCGACCGTTCGTCCGGGTTCGCGTTGTTCGACGCGTTCGCCTCTGCCGAGAAGACGTTGCACGCGAACCCGGGCGACCACCGCAGCGTCCGGTGGGTCGGGGTGGACGATACGTTCTTGTCCCGCCACCTCGGCCGGGCCTGA
- a CDS encoding glutaredoxin family protein translates to MNGDDRPHHRAAEPELVVYGTGWCPDVRRSRALLDQAGIAYTYVNLDEDETATELVRQLQRGQRRVPTLLWPDGSFLVEPTDDQLRAHLDTEDHNPADLPG, encoded by the coding sequence ATGAACGGAGACGACCGCCCGCACCACCGTGCGGCCGAACCCGAGCTGGTGGTGTACGGCACCGGCTGGTGCCCCGACGTTCGACGCAGCCGTGCCCTGCTCGACCAGGCCGGCATCGCGTACACCTATGTCAACCTCGACGAGGACGAGACCGCAACTGAACTGGTCCGGCAGCTGCAGCGGGGACAACGACGTGTTCCTACCCTGCTGTGGCCCGACGGCAGCTTCCTGGTCGAACCCACCGACGACCAGCTACGAGCCCACCTGGACACGGAGGACCACAACCCTGCCGACCTCCCTGGATGA
- a CDS encoding RNA polymerase subunit sigma-70 gives MSADTRLEELGVAGLGGSGLGEVDEPAFSGLAQRHRRELHVHCYRMLGSFEDAEDAVQETFLRAWRRRETFEGRSTFRAWLYRIATNACLDLLAKRRPEPATGGEVLWLQPYPDRLLDELPAGDADEPETVAVARETIELAYLVAVQHLAPRPRAVLILRDVLGWPAKDVAELLGDSVNSVNSALQRARAGMREHLPAERQDWTGGEEDAGTRELVRRFTEASVATDIPALASMLRDDVRCSMPPTPGLYVGRDAVVNDWVEDGFESLKGLRAVLTSVNRQPAVAFYLWREREEAYLPLTIDVLRVTGGAITEIIIFHDDQFPRLGLPERLPADGTE, from the coding sequence ATGAGTGCGGACACGCGGCTGGAGGAGCTGGGCGTGGCCGGGCTGGGCGGGAGCGGTCTGGGCGAGGTCGACGAGCCGGCGTTCTCGGGGCTGGCGCAGCGGCACCGGCGGGAGCTGCACGTGCACTGCTACCGGATGCTCGGGTCGTTCGAGGACGCCGAGGACGCCGTACAGGAGACGTTCCTGCGTGCCTGGCGGCGGCGGGAGACCTTCGAGGGGCGGTCGACGTTCCGGGCCTGGCTGTACCGGATCGCCACCAACGCCTGCCTGGACCTGCTCGCCAAGCGCCGCCCGGAGCCCGCGACCGGCGGCGAGGTGCTGTGGCTGCAGCCCTACCCGGACCGGCTGCTCGACGAGCTGCCCGCGGGCGACGCGGACGAGCCGGAGACCGTCGCCGTCGCGCGGGAGACGATCGAGCTGGCGTACCTGGTCGCGGTCCAGCACCTCGCGCCGCGCCCGCGGGCCGTGCTGATCCTGCGGGACGTGCTCGGCTGGCCGGCGAAGGACGTCGCGGAGCTCCTCGGGGACTCCGTCAACTCCGTGAACAGCGCGCTGCAGCGGGCCCGCGCCGGCATGCGGGAGCACCTGCCCGCCGAGCGGCAGGACTGGACCGGCGGCGAGGAGGACGCCGGGACGCGCGAGCTGGTGCGCCGCTTCACCGAGGCGAGCGTGGCCACGGACATCCCGGCGCTCGCCTCGATGCTGCGGGACGACGTGCGCTGCTCGATGCCGCCCACGCCGGGCCTGTACGTCGGCCGCGACGCGGTGGTGAACGACTGGGTCGAGGACGGCTTCGAGAGCCTGAAGGGTCTGCGCGCCGTCCTCACTTCCGTGAACCGGCAGCCCGCCGTCGCCTTCTACCTCTGGCGGGAGCGGGAGGAGGCGTACCTGCCGCTGACGATCGACGTCCTGCGCGTCACCGGCGGCGCGATCACCGAGATCATCATTTTCCACGACGACCAGTTCCCGCGGCTCGGGCTGCCGGAGCGCCTGCCGGCGGACGGCACGGAGTAG
- a CDS encoding MFS transporter translates to MSSGSKRWWALGLIALAQFMVIMDTSIIGVALPRIQADLGFSPENLSWVFNAYVVAFGGLLLLGGRLSDLLGARRMFAAGWLILLIGSAVAGLADSVSVELAARAVQGAGAALIAPSALTLLMMLFGAEPKELTRALALYGAAAPAGGTAGVFLGGVITEYISWPWVFYINVPIAALALLATPALMPTGGTRRGSLDVLGALTVTVGLGAAVYGVVRAPEVGWASGQTWLVLAGAVVALAAFVAIQAARREPLMRLSIFRAPNLAAANVAQLLLGAAWIPMWFFLNLYLQQVLGYSAFPSGAALLPMTILIMIGMIALAPRAIARFGPKPMVVTGLAILAIGLGWLSLVRPDGIFTVDVLPASLVAALGMSLAFIPSLSTAISSARPEEGGLASGIVNTSYQVGSALGLAAMTAVASSAGADRLGDLPALTDGYSAAFVGAGIIAAAGAVTAGITLRRARRQTADHAEPVSVG, encoded by the coding sequence ATGTCATCCGGCTCGAAGCGCTGGTGGGCCCTCGGACTCATCGCCCTCGCCCAGTTCATGGTCATCATGGACACCTCGATCATCGGCGTCGCACTACCACGCATACAGGCCGACCTCGGCTTCTCACCGGAGAACCTGTCCTGGGTCTTCAACGCCTACGTCGTCGCGTTCGGCGGTCTGCTGCTGCTCGGCGGCCGGCTGTCCGACCTGCTCGGCGCTCGGCGCATGTTCGCCGCCGGCTGGCTCATCCTGCTCATCGGCTCCGCCGTCGCCGGCCTGGCCGACAGCGTCTCGGTCGAACTGGCCGCCCGCGCCGTACAAGGCGCCGGAGCGGCGCTGATCGCCCCGTCGGCGCTCACCCTGCTGATGATGCTCTTCGGCGCCGAACCCAAGGAACTCACCCGGGCCCTTGCCCTGTACGGCGCGGCGGCACCCGCCGGCGGCACCGCCGGTGTCTTCCTCGGCGGCGTCATCACCGAGTACATCAGCTGGCCTTGGGTCTTCTACATCAACGTCCCCATCGCGGCCCTCGCGCTGCTGGCCACCCCGGCCCTGATGCCCACCGGGGGTACCCGCCGTGGCTCCCTGGACGTTCTCGGCGCCTTGACGGTGACCGTCGGCCTCGGTGCCGCCGTCTATGGAGTCGTCCGCGCCCCCGAGGTCGGCTGGGCCTCCGGGCAGACCTGGCTGGTTCTCGCCGGAGCCGTCGTCGCCCTGGCCGCGTTCGTCGCCATCCAGGCGGCCCGCCGCGAGCCGCTGATGCGCCTGTCGATCTTCCGCGCCCCGAACCTCGCCGCCGCCAACGTCGCCCAACTGCTCCTCGGGGCGGCCTGGATCCCGATGTGGTTCTTCCTCAACCTCTACCTGCAGCAGGTCCTCGGCTACAGCGCCTTCCCGAGCGGCGCCGCGCTGCTGCCGATGACGATCCTCATCATGATCGGCATGATCGCACTCGCCCCGCGCGCCATCGCCCGGTTCGGCCCGAAGCCCATGGTGGTCACCGGTCTCGCGATCCTCGCCATCGGCCTCGGCTGGCTCTCCCTGGTCCGGCCCGACGGCATCTTCACCGTCGACGTCCTGCCCGCCTCCCTGGTCGCCGCGCTGGGCATGTCCCTGGCGTTCATCCCGTCGCTCAGCACGGCCATCTCCAGCGCCCGCCCCGAGGAGGGCGGCCTCGCATCCGGCATCGTCAACACCAGCTACCAGGTGGGCTCCGCGCTCGGCCTGGCCGCGATGACCGCGGTCGCCTCCTCCGCCGGAGCCGACCGGCTCGGCGACCTGCCCGCCCTCACCGACGGCTACTCCGCCGCCTTCGTCGGCGCGGGAATCATCGCCGCCGCCGGCGCTGTCACCGCCGGGATCACCCTGCGCCGAGCCAGGCGGCAGACGGCGGACCACGCCGAACCCGTGAGCGTCGGGTAA
- a CDS encoding DUF2218 domain-containing protein codes for MPVLQAQIQTDRATRYLVQFCKHAAAMGSGGHSARMHLHMRREVQVAAEWSDTSGSVTFGPWGQATLTADGNSLTVRIEAADGDRLTQIRDIITRDFERFSRRDPLAVAWQRLESPDSAPLRDAVGVPSGQRRGFPRSHLQTAVLALAVVLVVALHVGLAGSIVAESRWTGLAANVVVALVAVKIALIAVARFKIRQRRTTKRPDHT; via the coding sequence GTGCCAGTCCTGCAAGCCCAGATCCAGACCGACAGAGCCACCCGGTACCTCGTCCAGTTCTGCAAGCACGCCGCCGCCATGGGCAGCGGTGGCCACTCTGCCCGCATGCACTTGCACATGCGCCGGGAGGTGCAGGTGGCCGCCGAGTGGAGCGACACCAGCGGAAGTGTCACCTTCGGCCCGTGGGGCCAGGCGACGCTCACCGCCGACGGCAACTCCCTTACTGTGCGCATCGAGGCTGCGGACGGAGACCGCCTGACTCAGATCCGCGACATCATCACCCGCGATTTCGAGCGGTTCAGCCGCCGCGACCCTCTGGCCGTAGCCTGGCAGCGGCTCGAATCCCCCGATTCGGCCCCCCTCCGAGACGCCGTCGGCGTGCCATCCGGGCAACGGCGGGGCTTCCCGCGATCCCACCTCCAGACCGCTGTCCTCGCGTTGGCCGTGGTCCTGGTCGTCGCTCTGCATGTAGGGCTGGCGGGCTCGATCGTGGCGGAGTCGCGGTGGACCGGCCTAGCCGCGAACGTCGTCGTGGCGCTCGTCGCTGTCAAGATCGCGCTGATCGCCGTGGCCCGCTTCAAAATCCGTCAGCGCAGGACCACCAAGCGCCCTGACCACACCTGA
- a CDS encoding TetR/AcrR family transcriptional regulator, translating into MPKLWTETIDAHRAAVRDAAMDAMAALVATHGLVAVTMSQIAQQAGIGRATLYKYFPDAQAVLTAWHERQITTHLDQLTAAVDPAAPAIARLEAVLHTYAHIQHHSARHHGGELAALLHRSEHVDRAQQRLRGFVQDLIAEAVRDGDLRDDVATDELATYCLHALTAAGTVARPDAVQRLVIVTLAGLTASAGNSPLS; encoded by the coding sequence GTGCCCAAGCTGTGGACCGAGACGATTGACGCGCACCGCGCAGCGGTTCGGGACGCCGCCATGGATGCCATGGCCGCCCTGGTGGCCACGCACGGGCTGGTCGCGGTGACGATGTCGCAAATCGCCCAACAGGCCGGCATCGGACGCGCCACGCTGTACAAGTACTTCCCGGACGCCCAGGCCGTTCTCACCGCCTGGCACGAACGCCAGATCACCACACACCTCGACCAGCTCACCGCCGCCGTCGACCCCGCCGCCCCAGCCATCGCGCGCCTGGAAGCTGTCCTGCACACCTACGCGCACATCCAGCACCACTCGGCGCGCCACCACGGCGGCGAACTCGCCGCGCTGCTGCATCGCAGCGAACACGTCGACCGCGCCCAGCAACGACTACGCGGCTTCGTCCAAGACCTAATCGCCGAGGCCGTGCGAGACGGCGACCTCCGCGACGACGTGGCAACCGACGAGCTGGCCACCTACTGCCTGCATGCCCTCACAGCAGCCGGCACCGTTGCACGTCCAGACGCCGTCCAGCGCCTGGTCATCGTCACCCTGGCCGGACTGACCGCCAGCGCCGGTAATTCGCCTCTGTCGTAG
- a CDS encoding class I SAM-dependent methyltransferase: MTKIRERVFDAFFGHPRGLPGRIGGAIMARGNADQEHWAVDRLAPPVGAHLLVVGHGPGVGLALAAGRVGPTGRVVGVDPSATMRQLATARCAEAIAAGVVEIRDGAADRTGCADASMDAVVSVNNVMLWDRQAGLAEAVRVLRPGGLLVITVHRHVLDTSAEHLANDVAAVGFVDVSLQVRPRRMNSPAIEVVARRPTG, encoded by the coding sequence ATGACGAAAATCCGGGAACGCGTCTTCGATGCCTTTTTCGGCCACCCTCGCGGCCTCCCCGGCCGCATCGGCGGTGCGATCATGGCCAGAGGAAACGCCGACCAGGAACACTGGGCCGTTGACCGCCTGGCACCACCCGTTGGCGCCCACCTCTTGGTCGTCGGGCACGGTCCGGGCGTCGGCCTCGCTCTTGCCGCCGGCCGCGTGGGCCCGACAGGGCGCGTGGTCGGCGTCGATCCCTCGGCGACCATGCGCCAGCTGGCAACTGCCCGTTGCGCCGAGGCGATCGCCGCTGGCGTGGTCGAGATCCGCGATGGCGCAGCCGACCGCACCGGATGCGCTGACGCCAGCATGGACGCCGTGGTCTCGGTCAACAACGTGATGCTGTGGGACCGGCAGGCCGGCCTGGCTGAGGCGGTCAGGGTGCTGCGGCCCGGCGGGCTTTTGGTGATAACGGTGCACCGTCACGTGCTGGACACCTCAGCGGAGCATCTGGCCAACGATGTGGCCGCCGTCGGCTTCGTCGACGTGAGCCTCCAGGTACGGCCGCGGCGCATGAACAGCCCCGCCATCGAAGTGGTCGCCCGACGACCCACCGGCTGA
- a CDS encoding DUF6069 family protein → MNSMNDTGVVAGSASGQASHTRRLRGLAGTGFIATLAAMVATTLAAALAQAVGVDFEVPDGGETIPLSGFAVVTGFFSVVGIVIAVALLRWSARPAERFVWTAVSLTAISLIPPLLSGANTATTTALLGLHLVPATVMISTLARSLRTRTD, encoded by the coding sequence ATGAACAGCATGAACGACACCGGGGTCGTCGCCGGTTCGGCATCGGGGCAGGCCAGCCACACCCGCCGACTCCGCGGGCTCGCCGGCACCGGCTTCATTGCCACGCTCGCAGCGATGGTCGCCACCACCCTCGCCGCTGCGCTTGCCCAGGCCGTTGGCGTCGACTTCGAGGTCCCCGATGGTGGCGAGACGATCCCGTTGTCCGGGTTCGCCGTGGTGACCGGCTTCTTCTCGGTCGTGGGCATCGTCATTGCCGTCGCTCTTCTTCGTTGGAGCGCTCGCCCCGCCGAGCGATTCGTGTGGACGGCAGTGTCGCTGACCGCGATCTCGTTGATCCCGCCCCTCCTCTCCGGGGCAAACACCGCCACCACCACCGCCCTCCTCGGGCTACACCTCGTCCCTGCGACGGTGATGATCTCCACCCTGGCGCGGAGCCTCCGCACCCGGACCGATTGA
- a CDS encoding LVIVD repeat-containing protein: MASPAQAHEPWDDGSVPPPPPSSPADGYSQNMHLLGTDAHTGGVNSDLAFSGNLVYAGHYGGFRIIDISEPGSPAELADVHCNGPQGDVSVWGGLLFLSVDTPQSTPGCEGSRNVTASTPGAWEGVRVFDVSDPRAPRFLQAIRTDCGSHTHTLVPREDGGTYIYVASYPLSATNIGPDCQAPFERISVIDVPGGDAAAGLAAKVVAEPTVKGIDLFSGASGDFFACHDIQVLTPRKLAAAACLSQGQLWDISNPMAPRVIANVDTPDVDIWHSAAFTHDGKYVTFGDEYFGPAQEPFGAIWTYAVDDPATPLSHLRIPRAEPSTYHNFNYVPVAGRNILVSSAYGSGTSMVDLTDPSNPKEIAYYDMQSNQWSTYWYNGLIIANDISRGVDVIRFSGPQTAGAKKLPMLNPQTQTFLLR, translated from the coding sequence ATGGCATCTCCGGCCCAGGCACACGAGCCTTGGGACGACGGGTCCGTCCCGCCGCCCCCGCCGAGCAGCCCCGCCGACGGCTACAGCCAGAACATGCACCTGCTCGGGACCGACGCCCACACCGGCGGCGTCAACTCCGACCTCGCGTTCTCCGGCAACCTCGTCTACGCCGGCCACTACGGCGGCTTCCGAATCATTGACATCTCCGAGCCGGGCTCGCCCGCTGAGCTGGCCGACGTGCACTGCAACGGCCCCCAGGGCGATGTGTCCGTCTGGGGCGGCCTGCTGTTCCTGTCCGTGGACACCCCGCAGAGCACGCCGGGCTGCGAGGGGTCCCGCAACGTCACCGCGTCCACCCCGGGCGCCTGGGAGGGCGTACGGGTCTTCGACGTCAGCGACCCGAGGGCACCGCGGTTCCTCCAGGCGATCCGCACCGACTGCGGCTCGCACACCCACACCCTCGTGCCCCGGGAGGACGGCGGCACCTACATCTACGTCGCGTCGTACCCGCTGAGCGCCACCAACATCGGCCCCGACTGCCAGGCGCCGTTCGAGCGGATCTCGGTGATCGACGTACCGGGTGGCGACGCCGCCGCCGGCCTCGCCGCGAAGGTCGTCGCGGAGCCCACCGTCAAGGGGATCGACCTCTTCTCCGGCGCGTCCGGCGACTTCTTCGCATGCCACGACATCCAGGTGCTGACCCCGCGCAAGCTCGCCGCCGCGGCCTGCCTGTCCCAGGGCCAGCTGTGGGACATCAGCAACCCGATGGCCCCCCGCGTGATCGCCAACGTCGACACGCCGGACGTGGACATCTGGCACAGCGCCGCGTTCACCCACGACGGGAAGTACGTCACCTTCGGCGACGAGTACTTCGGGCCCGCGCAGGAGCCGTTCGGGGCGATCTGGACGTACGCCGTCGACGACCCCGCCACGCCGCTGAGCCACCTGCGCATCCCACGCGCCGAGCCGAGCACCTACCACAACTTCAACTACGTGCCCGTTGCCGGCCGCAACATCCTGGTCTCCTCCGCGTACGGCTCGGGGACCTCGATGGTCGACCTGACCGACCCGAGCAACCCGAAGGAGATCGCCTACTACGACATGCAGTCCAACCAGTGGTCGACCTACTGGTACAACGGCCTGATCATCGCCAACGACATCTCCCGCGGTGTAGATGTGATCCGGTTCAGCGGCCCGCAGACCGCCGGGGCCAAGAAACTGCCGATGCTGAACCCCCAGACCCAAACGTTCCTGCTCCGCTGA
- a CDS encoding transposase family protein — protein sequence MLSYPASIPLSTRSLNHLADLIRTHRHQRRSRWRRLDPGRQALLALAHLRNGDTLTRLAAGFQVGVATAWRYIREAITLLAATANDLHQAMTRIRLLAYVILDGTLIPIDRVHDQKPYYSGKHRRHGMNVQVIADAAGRLVWASAALPGSAHDLTAARTHGIIAALTNADVMTFADKAYQGAGGSVRTPFKRHRYRPKLSRRQKAVNKAHARSRCRGERAVATLKTWRILTKLRCSPSRTTAMVQAILVLHHVENPTYQGGKALGHADRP from the coding sequence TTGCTGTCTTACCCCGCCTCGATCCCGCTGTCCACCCGATCGCTGAACCACCTCGCCGACCTGATCCGCACCCACCGCCACCAGCGACGATCCCGCTGGCGCCGACTCGACCCGGGCCGGCAGGCCCTGCTCGCCCTGGCCCACCTGCGCAACGGCGACACCCTCACCCGCCTGGCCGCCGGATTCCAGGTCGGGGTTGCCACCGCCTGGCGCTATATCCGCGAGGCGATCACCTTGCTCGCCGCGACCGCCAACGACCTGCACCAGGCGATGACCAGGATCCGGCTGCTGGCCTACGTCATCCTCGACGGCACGCTGATCCCGATCGACCGCGTGCACGATCAGAAGCCGTACTACTCCGGAAAGCACCGACGGCACGGGATGAACGTGCAGGTAATCGCGGATGCGGCCGGACGCCTCGTCTGGGCGTCGGCGGCACTTCCCGGCTCGGCACACGACCTGACTGCTGCGCGAACCCACGGCATCATCGCCGCGTTGACCAACGCTGACGTGATGACCTTCGCGGACAAGGCGTATCAAGGCGCCGGCGGTTCCGTGCGTACTCCGTTCAAGCGGCACCGCTACCGGCCGAAGCTGTCGCGCCGGCAGAAGGCCGTGAACAAGGCCCACGCCCGGAGCCGCTGCCGCGGCGAACGCGCCGTCGCCACCCTCAAGACCTGGAGAATCCTGACCAAGCTGCGCTGCAGCCCCTCCCGGACGACCGCAATGGTGCAGGCCATCCTCGTTCTCCACCACGTCGAAAACCCGACCTACCAGGGAGGAAAAGCGCTCGGCCATGCCGACCGACCCTAG